The Flavobacterium galactosidilyticum nucleotide sequence GCAGAAAAACTAGCTAAGAAGTTGAACGTAGTGGTAAAGGATTACGCTGATTTACAATTAGAGTTACAAAAAGCAGATGTTGTAGTAGTTGCAACTGGCGCTCAAAACCCTACAATTGATAAAACAATTTTAAATCTAAAGAAACCTTTATTAATTTTAGATTTATCAATTCCTAAAAATGTTAATGAGAATGTCAAACATATTGACGGAGTTACATTAATTCACATGGATCAATTAGCTCAAATTACTGATGAAACTTTAGAAAATAGAAAACAACATATTCCACAAGCAGAATTAATTATTGAAGAAATTAAGGAAGAATTTAATTCTTGGAATAAAAACAGAAAATTTGCACCAACTATTCAGGCTTTAAAAGAAAAATTAAATTCTATTAAAGAGGGTGAGCTTAATTTTCAAAGAAAAAAAATAACTAATTTTCACGAAGAACAAGCTGAATTAATTAGCAATAGAATCATTCAACAAATCACTAAACATTTTGTAAACCATTTAAAAGATGGCGAATCAATGGAGGAAGGAATTGAATGGATTGAAAAAGTATTTCAGTTAGAACAAGAGAAATCTTTTTTCTAAATTAAATGATGCAAACTAATCTCGCTAATTAGTGTAGATTTGTGTAAAAATAAAGGAAAAGTGGTTGAAAAAATAATAAGAATAGGAACACGCGACAGTGAACTCGCACTCTGGCAAGCACACACAGTCGAAAAAAAACTAAACGATTTAGGCTATAAAACTGAAATTACGGCCGTAAAATCGCAAGGAGATATACTTCTCGACAAACCACTTTACGAATTAGGAATCACAGGAATCTTTACTAAAACATTAGACATTGCCATGATTAATGGTGAGGTGGATATTGCAGTGCATTCCATGAAGGATGTCCCTACTGCTTTGCCTAAAGGAATCGTTCAAGCAGCCGTTTTAGAAAGAGCTAATACACTCGATATTTTAGTTCATAAAGGGAATCTTGATTTTCTTAATGGATCAGGGACTATTGCAACCGGAAGTTTACGTCGCCAAGCGCAATGGTTTAATAGATATCCTAGTCATACTGTGGTTGATTTGCGCGGAAACGTGAATACAAGATTAAAAAAGTTAGAAGATAGTGACTGGAAAGGTGCAGTTTTTGCTGCGGCAGGATTAGAAAGATTAAATATAAAACCTTCAAATTTCATCAGTCTAGATTGGATGATTCCAGCGCCAGCTCAGGGAGCAATGGTGATTGTTGCTATGGCAAATGATGAGTTTTGTAGAGATGCAGTTGCTGAATTAAATGATATTGAAACTGAGGTTTGTACGCATATAGAAAGACAGTTCCTGAAAACTTTAGAAGGTGGTTGTACAGCTCCAATAGGTGCTTTAGCAACAATAAACGAAGATGAAATTACTTTTCAAGGGGTTTTATTCTCTCTTGATGGCAAAGAAAAATTAGAGATTAATAAAACAGTTCCGTTAGAAGAATGGAAAAAATTAGGGTATAATTGCGCTAAGGAAATTTTAGATAATGGTGGAATTCGCTTAATGGAAAGTATTCGTAACGATTTAAAAAAATAATTTTATCTCATTATGAAAAATGAATCCTTACTCAATTATTTATATCGCTTTTTCGATATTATCGTATTGCTGTTTATAGTTTTTGACTTTGGGTATGATTTTCAGGATAACTATAATTCTCCTCATGTTGTTGCTTTAATTCTTCTTTCATTTGGT carries:
- the hemC gene encoding hydroxymethylbilane synthase, which encodes MVEKIIRIGTRDSELALWQAHTVEKKLNDLGYKTEITAVKSQGDILLDKPLYELGITGIFTKTLDIAMINGEVDIAVHSMKDVPTALPKGIVQAAVLERANTLDILVHKGNLDFLNGSGTIATGSLRRQAQWFNRYPSHTVVDLRGNVNTRLKKLEDSDWKGAVFAAAGLERLNIKPSNFISLDWMIPAPAQGAMVIVAMANDEFCRDAVAELNDIETEVCTHIERQFLKTLEGGCTAPIGALATINEDEITFQGVLFSLDGKEKLEINKTVPLEEWKKLGYNCAKEILDNGGIRLMESIRNDLKK